One region of Sphingomonas abietis genomic DNA includes:
- a CDS encoding class I SAM-dependent methyltransferase: MNSARVRRWVKSLLPRKITDQYVLLKRGAQAFRDVRGRYPRDCPICGYQGHFWAKGRQPMVFDGECPRCGSVGRHRQHELLVGRHPDWIDGAQVLHFAPEACFDQRYRQRINATGGRYVRAAYAPRKGEMQVDMQAIPFPAHSFDTVIHHNVLEHVVDDHKALAEIARVLKPGGRTIFTVPLVDAWAHTYEDPSIVTKAKRDLHFNKDDHLRLYGRDFLDRLTRAGLDHEIYVAEEPEVSRYGLERGETIFVATPHDPVRLEPV, encoded by the coding sequence ATGAACAGTGCGAGGGTGCGGCGCTGGGTGAAGTCACTGCTGCCACGGAAGATCACCGACCAATATGTGCTCTTGAAGCGCGGCGCCCAGGCCTTTCGTGATGTGCGGGGCCGCTACCCCCGCGACTGCCCGATCTGCGGTTATCAGGGTCACTTCTGGGCCAAAGGGCGCCAGCCGATGGTGTTCGACGGAGAGTGCCCGCGATGCGGTTCCGTGGGGCGCCATCGCCAGCATGAACTGCTGGTCGGTCGTCATCCCGATTGGATCGATGGCGCGCAGGTTCTGCACTTCGCACCGGAGGCCTGTTTCGATCAGCGATACCGGCAGCGGATCAACGCCACGGGCGGCCGCTATGTCCGCGCCGCTTATGCTCCGCGCAAGGGCGAGATGCAGGTCGACATGCAGGCGATCCCGTTTCCCGCCCACAGCTTCGACACGGTGATCCATCACAATGTGCTGGAGCATGTGGTCGACGACCATAAGGCGCTGGCCGAAATCGCGCGCGTGCTCAAGCCGGGCGGCCGCACCATCTTTACGGTGCCGTTGGTGGATGCGTGGGCGCATACCTATGAAGACCCGTCGATCGTGACGAAGGCGAAGCGGGATCTGCATTTCAACAAGGACGATCATCTGCGGCTCTATGGCCGCGACTTTCTCGATCGATTGACGCGCGCGGGCCTCGACCACGAGATCTATGTGGCAGAGGAGCCGGAAGTGAGCCGCTACGGGCTGGAACGTGGCGAGACGATCTTCGTCGCGACCCCCCATGATCCGGTACGACTTGAACCGGTTTGA
- a CDS encoding metallophosphoesterase — MKRLFVACMATILLLAAGIVIWGHLNSRQAPLVHRARIALPNWPQGAAPVQVLLMSDIHLGNWSMDVSRLNRIVDAANALHPDLVLIAGDFLAGYDNSPERAGRLVLPLSRLHAPLGVIAAIGNHDRSGDPAVVPQALTRAGLTVLLDQAVRRGPLAIGGAVNGYDAAHLVATAEQLRLVGGAPVLIAHEPDDAAKRPLDMPLMLVGHTHCGQVVLPLIGPLTPGIVKDQRYMCGAVRDAPGMTIVTGGLGTSDAPFRFGAAPDMWLLTLGPSLAKRS, encoded by the coding sequence ATGAAGCGTCTGTTCGTTGCGTGCATGGCCACCATTCTCCTTCTGGCGGCCGGGATCGTCATCTGGGGCCATCTCAATTCCCGTCAGGCTCCGCTCGTCCATCGGGCGCGGATCGCATTGCCGAATTGGCCGCAGGGTGCGGCGCCGGTGCAGGTGCTGCTGATGAGCGACATCCATCTCGGCAATTGGAGCATGGACGTCTCGCGCCTGAACCGCATCGTGGATGCGGCCAACGCCCTTCATCCCGATCTCGTCCTCATCGCCGGCGATTTTCTGGCGGGCTACGATAACAGTCCCGAACGCGCGGGTCGGCTGGTCCTGCCGCTGTCGCGCCTTCATGCCCCTCTCGGCGTCATAGCGGCGATCGGCAACCATGATCGCAGCGGCGATCCGGCAGTCGTGCCGCAGGCATTGACGCGGGCCGGCCTGACCGTCCTGCTCGATCAGGCCGTCCGCCGCGGCCCGCTGGCGATCGGCGGCGCCGTCAACGGCTATGACGCCGCCCATCTGGTCGCGACGGCAGAGCAATTGCGTCTCGTCGGCGGCGCCCCCGTGCTGATCGCGCACGAGCCCGACGATGCCGCCAAACGCCCGCTGGACATGCCCTTGATGCTGGTCGGCCATACCCATTGCGGGCAGGTCGTGCTGCCGCTGATCGGGCCGCTGACGCCCGGCATCGTCAAGGATCAGCGGTACATGTGCGGCGCCGTCCGCGACGCGCCGGGGATGACCATCGTCACGGGTGGGCTGGGCACCAGCGACGCGCCGTTCCGCTTCGGCGCCGCGCCCGACATGTGGCTTCTCACCCTCGGCCCGTCTCTCGCGAAACGAAGCTAG
- a CDS encoding NAD(P)-dependent oxidoreductase, giving the protein MDDRNSLTFTMRLRGRPVVLLGEGPVADEQRRLLERAGARIVSEGSKAVLAIVVDDPAAVSRMKMRGVLVYAVDQPDLCDIILTRAVEQGSPRKAPRHASVAGADRVVDVGARPETPDAPAALAATHSEIAPSGVRISAEEPARAVAKKVRPDKKIRPAKAPRVAKEKAEDAGPGLLRKAASKIAHFLGGLADLAAAAGKLCLRLLLLLFGPFWAIPMIIASAIRTRMSRSREPSLALGMVLAKGGPLDPLVGGERGADDVSESATPNAATVTGASAQ; this is encoded by the coding sequence GTGGACGATCGTAATAGCCTGACATTTACCATGCGGCTCCGTGGCCGTCCGGTGGTCCTCCTGGGCGAAGGACCGGTCGCGGACGAGCAGCGGCGTCTGCTGGAGCGCGCGGGCGCGCGGATCGTGTCGGAGGGCTCGAAGGCCGTGCTGGCGATCGTCGTCGACGATCCGGCGGCGGTGTCGCGGATGAAGATGCGCGGCGTTCTGGTCTATGCCGTCGACCAGCCCGATCTCTGTGACATCATCCTGACCAGGGCAGTGGAGCAAGGCAGCCCCAGGAAGGCCCCACGCCACGCGTCCGTCGCGGGGGCGGACAGGGTTGTCGATGTCGGGGCCAGGCCGGAGACGCCTGACGCCCCCGCCGCCCTCGCCGCCACGCACAGCGAGATTGCCCCGTCCGGCGTTCGGATATCGGCCGAAGAACCGGCCCGCGCCGTCGCCAAAAAAGTCCGGCCCGATAAAAAGATCCGCCCGGCCAAGGCGCCCCGCGTAGCGAAAGAGAAAGCCGAGGATGCCGGCCCCGGATTATTGCGCAAAGCCGCGTCGAAAATCGCTCATTTCCTCGGAGGATTGGCCGATCTGGCGGCTGCTGCCGGAAAATTGTGCCTGAGGCTGCTGTTGCTGCTGTTCGGGCCGTTCTGGGCCATTCCGATGATCATCGCCTCCGCCATCCGCACGCGGATGTCGCGGTCTCGCGAGCCATCGCTGGCGCTCGGCATGGTGCTTGCTAAGGGTGGGCCGCTCGATCCGCTGGTCGGCGGAGAGCGGGGCGCCGACGACGTTTCCGAGAGCGCTACGCCCAACGCCGCGACGGTAACAGGGGCGTCCGCGCAGTAG
- a CDS encoding UDP-glucose dehydrogenase family protein — protein sequence MRITMIGTGYVGLVSGACFSDFGHEVICVDKDASKIEALERNVMPIFEPGLDALVDTNVRAGRLSFTTDLVQGVKGADAVFIAVGTPSRRGDGHADLSYVFAAVREVAEALDGPAVIITKSTVPVGTGDEVERIVAEVAPNKGITVASNPEFLREGAAIDDFKRPDRVVCGTDDEGARAVLSGIYRPLSLNQSAPVMFTGRRTAELIKYAANAFLATKITFINEIADLCEVVGADVQEVSRGIGLDNRIGRKFLHAGPGYGGSCFPKDTLALLKTADDHESPLRIVAATIAANDTRKRAMGRKVIKAVGGDVRGKTIGVLGLTFKPNTDDMRDSPAIAVIQTLQDAGARIRAFDPEGHEQAKKVLTDVDFMAGAYDVADGADALVLVTEWDAFRALNLKRIAGMLKSPILVDLRNIYPPQDVIDAGLQYTGVGKPAFL from the coding sequence ATGCGCATCACCATGATCGGCACAGGCTATGTCGGCCTCGTCTCCGGCGCCTGTTTCTCGGATTTCGGCCATGAGGTGATCTGCGTCGACAAGGATGCCAGCAAGATCGAGGCGCTCGAGCGCAATGTGATGCCGATCTTCGAGCCGGGGCTGGATGCTCTGGTCGACACCAATGTGAGGGCCGGCCGGCTGTCCTTCACCACCGATCTGGTTCAGGGTGTCAAAGGCGCGGACGCGGTGTTCATCGCCGTCGGCACGCCGTCGCGGCGGGGCGATGGCCATGCCGATCTCTCCTACGTGTTCGCCGCCGTCCGCGAGGTGGCCGAGGCGCTGGACGGCCCGGCCGTCATCATCACCAAGTCGACCGTGCCGGTCGGCACCGGCGACGAGGTCGAGCGGATCGTCGCCGAGGTGGCGCCGAACAAGGGCATCACCGTCGCCTCCAATCCCGAATTCCTGCGCGAAGGCGCCGCGATCGATGATTTCAAGCGGCCCGATCGGGTCGTCTGCGGCACCGACGACGAGGGCGCGCGCGCGGTGCTGTCGGGCATCTACCGGCCGCTTTCGCTCAACCAGTCGGCACCCGTGATGTTCACCGGCCGCCGCACCGCCGAGCTGATCAAATACGCCGCCAATGCCTTCCTCGCGACCAAGATCACCTTCATCAACGAGATCGCCGATCTGTGTGAGGTGGTCGGTGCCGACGTGCAGGAGGTGTCGCGCGGCATCGGGCTCGACAACCGCATCGGCCGCAAGTTCCTCCATGCCGGCCCCGGCTATGGCGGCTCCTGCTTCCCCAAGGATACGCTGGCGCTGCTCAAGACCGCCGACGACCATGAAAGCCCGCTGCGGATCGTCGCGGCCACCATCGCCGCGAACGATACGCGCAAGCGCGCGATGGGCCGCAAGGTGATCAAGGCGGTGGGTGGCGACGTGCGCGGCAAGACGATCGGCGTGCTCGGCCTCACCTTCAAGCCCAACACCGACGACATGCGCGATTCGCCCGCCATCGCGGTGATCCAGACGCTTCAGGATGCCGGCGCCAGGATCCGGGCGTTCGATCCGGAAGGCCATGAGCAGGCCAAGAAGGTGCTGACCGACGTGGACTTCATGGCCGGCGCCTATGATGTCGCGGACGGGGCGGATGCGCTCGTTCTCGTCACCGAGTGGGATGCCTTCCGGGCGCTCAACCTGAAGCGTATCGCCGGGATGCTGAAATCGCCGATCCTGGTCGATCTCCGCAACATCTATCCGCCGCAGGACGTGATCGATGCCGGGCTCCAATATACCGGCGTCGGCAAGCCCGCTTTCCTCTGA
- the galE gene encoding UDP-glucose 4-epimerase GalE: MTTKPFPVLVTGGAGYIGSHAVLALADAGWPVVVLDNLVTGFRWAVDPRASFVEGDIGDADFLARTIAGLGIGAIMHFAGSVVVPESVSNPLKYYGNNTANSRTLIEQAVAGGVKHLIFSSTAATYGVPAVSPVREDTPTIPINPYGMSKLMTEIMLKDTAAAHPINYCALRYFNVAGADPEGRAGQATEGATHLIKVATEAALGKRSHVSVFGSDFATPDGTGVRDYIHVSDLAAAHVLALEALIAEPERSLTLNCGYGRGFSVLEVLDAVEAISGLPIARRMEGRRAGDPDSLVAANDAIVETFGWQPRYARLDTIVSHALAWEKGLEARRGDR, from the coding sequence ATGACGACCAAGCCCTTTCCCGTCCTCGTCACCGGCGGTGCCGGCTATATCGGCAGCCATGCGGTGCTGGCGCTGGCCGATGCCGGCTGGCCGGTGGTGGTGCTCGACAATCTCGTCACCGGCTTCCGCTGGGCGGTCGATCCGCGCGCCAGCTTCGTCGAAGGCGATATCGGCGATGCGGATTTCCTGGCGCGGACCATCGCCGGGCTCGGCATCGGCGCGATCATGCACTTCGCCGGGTCGGTGGTGGTGCCGGAGTCGGTATCCAACCCGCTCAAATATTATGGCAACAACACCGCCAACAGCCGCACCCTGATCGAGCAGGCGGTGGCGGGCGGCGTGAAGCACCTGATCTTCTCGTCCACCGCGGCGACCTATGGCGTGCCTGCGGTGAGCCCGGTGCGGGAGGACACGCCGACGATCCCGATCAACCCCTATGGCATGTCCAAGCTGATGACCGAGATCATGCTGAAGGACACCGCCGCGGCGCATCCGATCAACTATTGCGCGCTGCGCTATTTCAACGTCGCCGGCGCCGATCCCGAAGGGCGCGCCGGGCAGGCGACCGAGGGCGCGACGCATCTCATCAAGGTCGCGACAGAAGCCGCGCTCGGCAAGCGCAGCCATGTCTCGGTGTTCGGCAGTGATTTCGCGACGCCGGACGGCACCGGCGTGCGCGACTATATCCATGTCTCCGATCTCGCCGCCGCGCATGTGCTGGCGCTCGAGGCGCTGATCGCGGAGCCCGAGCGCAGCCTGACGCTGAACTGCGGCTATGGCCGCGGCTTCTCGGTGCTGGAAGTGCTGGACGCGGTGGAGGCGATCAGCGGCCTGCCCATCGCGCGCCGGATGGAAGGACGCCGCGCCGGCGATCCGGACTCGCTGGTGGCGGCGAATGACGCCATCGTCGAGACGTTCGGCTGGCAGCCGCGCTATGCCCGGCTCGATACCATCGTGTCGCATGCGCTGGCATGGGAGAAAGGGCTGGAGGCGCGGCGCGGCGATCGCTGA
- a CDS encoding S9 family peptidase gives MNKGHSVRISYASVIAMTLASSAAAQPLHSFDGLVIAPAGDRVATVDSADEPDASSASRGVIVVRATADGHILARIDPCKTCNYSSLAYGPDGQLTFVARDRKAGTSALMVQGARGARRLATVNGLAASPRWSPDGQSIALLVTIGARKETGATQAGVRQVGEIGETSDEKRIAIVPAGGGALRTVSPADRFVYEYDWRPDGQGFVATTAKGDGDANWWVATIDAIDAATGAVRTITAPATQVNFPRVSPDGKTVAFIGGLMSDFGSVGGDVWTVPFAGGAATDVTPGYRGTFTSLTWGEGGLRGTALLGDQAAVVPIDPAKGASEPLWTAKAGIAAEGARVAFARSGTMAMVAQDFEHGPAIFAGPVSHPAQITSDNNAYPAIVQAQSITWKSGGHDVQGWLLAPRLTHAPAGKAPMITVVHGGPSAATTPGFVWQKDNAALIRAGYWLFLPNPRGSYGQGEAFTAANKRDFGGGDLKDILAGIDAAEAVAPIDDNRLGLMGHSYGGFMAMWTNTQTSRFKAIYAGAGLSNWISYYGTNGINTWMIPFFGKTMYDDPKVYWDASAIQFIAKAKTPTLIAVGERDIEVPPTQSVEYWNALKAHDVPTSLVIYPDEGHGFRDPAHVADLQHRIIEWFDRYLKGQ, from the coding sequence ATGAACAAGGGACATTCGGTGCGGATCAGCTATGCTTCGGTGATTGCCATGACGCTCGCTTCGTCGGCAGCGGCGCAACCGCTCCATTCCTTCGACGGTCTGGTGATCGCGCCGGCGGGCGACCGGGTCGCCACGGTGGACAGCGCCGACGAACCGGATGCCTCAAGCGCCTCGCGCGGCGTGATCGTCGTGCGCGCGACCGCCGACGGCCATATCCTGGCGCGGATCGATCCCTGCAAGACCTGCAATTATTCCAGCCTTGCCTACGGGCCTGATGGGCAGCTGACCTTCGTGGCGCGTGATCGCAAGGCGGGCACCTCCGCGCTGATGGTGCAGGGCGCGCGGGGTGCCCGGCGCCTCGCCACGGTCAACGGCCTGGCGGCCAGCCCGCGCTGGTCGCCGGACGGTCAATCGATCGCGCTGCTGGTGACGATCGGCGCCCGCAAGGAGACCGGCGCGACCCAGGCGGGCGTCCGCCAGGTCGGCGAGATCGGCGAGACCAGCGACGAGAAGCGGATCGCGATCGTGCCGGCCGGCGGCGGCGCGCTGCGCACCGTCTCGCCGGCCGATCGCTTCGTCTATGAATATGACTGGAGGCCGGACGGCCAGGGCTTCGTCGCCACGACGGCGAAGGGCGATGGCGATGCCAATTGGTGGGTGGCGACGATCGATGCGATCGACGCGGCCACCGGCGCGGTGCGTACCATCACGGCGCCCGCCACGCAGGTGAATTTTCCGCGCGTGTCGCCGGATGGAAAGACGGTCGCCTTCATCGGCGGGCTGATGAGCGATTTCGGCTCGGTCGGCGGCGATGTCTGGACGGTGCCGTTCGCGGGTGGGGCGGCGACCGATGTCACGCCGGGCTATCGCGGCACCTTTACGTCGCTGACCTGGGGGGAAGGCGGCCTGCGCGGGACCGCGCTGCTCGGCGATCAGGCGGCGGTGGTGCCGATCGACCCGGCCAAGGGCGCCTCCGAGCCGCTGTGGACGGCCAAGGCCGGCATCGCGGCGGAAGGGGCCAGGGTGGCGTTTGCGCGCAGCGGCACGATGGCGATGGTCGCGCAGGATTTCGAGCATGGCCCCGCGATCTTCGCCGGGCCGGTGTCGCATCCGGCGCAGATCACCAGCGACAACAACGCCTATCCCGCCATCGTTCAGGCGCAGAGCATCACCTGGAAGAGCGGCGGCCACGACGTACAGGGCTGGCTGCTCGCCCCGCGCCTCACCCACGCTCCCGCCGGCAAGGCGCCGATGATCACGGTCGTCCATGGCGGGCCGTCGGCGGCGACCACGCCGGGCTTCGTCTGGCAGAAGGACAATGCCGCGCTGATCCGCGCCGGCTACTGGCTGTTCCTGCCCAATCCGCGCGGCAGCTACGGGCAGGGCGAGGCGTTCACCGCCGCCAACAAGCGCGATTTCGGCGGCGGCGATCTGAAGGATATCCTTGCCGGTATCGATGCGGCCGAAGCGGTCGCGCCGATCGACGACAATCGGCTGGGCCTGATGGGCCACAGTTATGGCGGGTTCATGGCGATGTGGACCAACACCCAGACCAGCCGGTTCAAGGCGATCTACGCGGGCGCCGGGCTATCCAACTGGATCAGCTATTACGGCACCAACGGCATCAACACCTGGATGATCCCGTTCTTCGGCAAGACGATGTACGACGATCCCAAGGTATATTGGGATGCCTCCGCGATCCAGTTCATCGCCAAGGCGAAGACGCCGACGCTGATCGCGGTCGGCGAGCGCGATATCGAGGTGCCGCCGACCCAGTCGGTCGAATATTGGAATGCGCTCAAGGCGCATGACGTGCCGACCAGCCTCGTCATCTATCCGGACGAAGGCCATGGCTTCCGCGATCCCGCTCATGTCGCCGATCTTCAGCATCGGATCATCGAGTGGTTCGATCGCTATCTGAAGGGACAATGA
- the acs gene encoding acetate--CoA ligase, with product MTDSRGAQHQRSLDEPDSFWLEQADRLDWIETPTRAGDWSFEEQDFHIRWFEDGVLNVSANCIDRHLASRGDTIAIIWEPDDPQAEPLRFTYRELHAEVCRFANVLKAEGVKKGDRVTVYMPMIPEAAFALLACARIGAIHSVVFGGFSADALAGRMADCGSAFVITADEGRRGGKRVPLKACIDEAAGIFPGIEKVLVVRATGGAVTMQPGRDIWYHEAAAGVSADCPPEPMKAEDPLFILYTSGSTGKPKGVVHTSGGYLLWASLTFATTFGYRAPEVFWCTADIGWVTGHSYIVYGPLACGATTLMFEGVPNWPTPARIWQVVDRHRVATLYTAPTALRSLMKEGDDPVKATSRDSLRLLGTVGEPINPEAWRWYHDVVGDGRSPIVDTWWQTETGGHMITPFPDTPTKPGSATLPFYGVEPRLLDGDGHELHGATEGNLVIARAWPGMMRGVWGDEQRFFDTYFRTFPGVYTTGDGARRDEDGYYWITGRVDDVINVSGHRMGTAEVESALVLHHDVAEAAVVGMPHDVKGQGIYAYVTLNSGIEPNDALRKALRDWVRREIGPIATPDAVQFAPGLPKTRSGKIMRRILRKIAEGEIAALGDTSTLADPAVVDDLVKNRVG from the coding sequence ATGACCGACAGCCGTGGCGCGCAGCATCAGCGTTCGCTGGACGAACCCGACAGCTTCTGGCTGGAGCAGGCCGATCGGCTCGACTGGATCGAGACACCGACCCGCGCCGGCGACTGGTCGTTCGAGGAACAAGACTTCCATATCCGCTGGTTCGAGGATGGCGTCCTCAACGTCTCGGCCAATTGCATCGATCGCCATCTCGCCAGTCGCGGCGATACGATTGCCATCATCTGGGAGCCTGACGATCCCCAGGCCGAACCGCTGCGCTTCACCTATCGCGAGCTTCATGCCGAGGTCTGCCGCTTCGCCAATGTGCTGAAGGCGGAAGGGGTGAAGAAGGGCGATCGCGTCACCGTCTATATGCCGATGATCCCGGAGGCCGCCTTCGCGCTGCTCGCCTGCGCGCGGATCGGGGCGATCCATTCGGTCGTGTTCGGCGGCTTCTCCGCCGACGCGCTGGCCGGGCGCATGGCGGATTGCGGCAGCGCCTTCGTCATCACCGCCGACGAAGGCCGGCGCGGCGGCAAGCGCGTGCCGTTGAAGGCCTGCATCGACGAGGCGGCCGGCATCTTCCCCGGCATCGAAAAGGTTCTGGTCGTCCGCGCCACCGGCGGCGCGGTGACCATGCAGCCCGGCCGCGACATCTGGTATCACGAGGCCGCCGCCGGTGTGTCCGCGGATTGCCCGCCCGAGCCGATGAAGGCCGAAGACCCGCTCTTCATCCTCTACACCTCGGGTTCGACCGGCAAGCCCAAGGGCGTCGTCCACACCAGCGGCGGCTATCTGCTGTGGGCGTCGCTGACCTTCGCCACCACCTTCGGTTATCGGGCGCCCGAGGTGTTCTGGTGTACCGCCGATATCGGCTGGGTGACCGGGCACAGCTATATCGTCTATGGTCCGCTCGCCTGCGGGGCGACCACGCTGATGTTCGAGGGCGTGCCGAACTGGCCGACGCCGGCCCGCATCTGGCAGGTGGTGGATCGTCATCGGGTCGCGACGCTCTACACCGCACCGACCGCGCTGCGCTCGCTGATGAAGGAGGGCGACGATCCGGTGAAGGCGACGTCGCGCGACAGCCTCCGCCTGCTCGGCACCGTCGGCGAACCGATCAACCCCGAGGCGTGGCGCTGGTATCATGACGTCGTCGGCGACGGCCGCAGCCCGATCGTCGATACCTGGTGGCAGACCGAGACCGGCGGCCACATGATCACCCCCTTCCCCGACACCCCGACCAAGCCGGGATCGGCGACCTTGCCCTTCTATGGCGTCGAACCCCGGCTGCTCGACGGCGATGGCCATGAGTTGCATGGTGCGACCGAGGGCAACCTCGTGATCGCACGGGCATGGCCGGGCATGATGCGCGGCGTGTGGGGCGACGAGCAGCGTTTCTTCGATACCTATTTCCGCACCTTCCCCGGTGTCTACACCACGGGCGACGGCGCGCGGCGGGATGAGGACGGCTATTACTGGATCACCGGCCGCGTCGACGACGTGATCAACGTCTCCGGCCATCGCATGGGCACCGCGGAAGTGGAAAGCGCGCTGGTTCTCCATCATGATGTGGCGGAAGCCGCCGTCGTCGGCATGCCGCATGATGTAAAGGGTCAGGGCATCTATGCCTATGTGACGCTCAATTCGGGGATCGAACCGAACGATGCGCTGCGCAAGGCGCTGCGAGACTGGGTGCGCCGTGAAATCGGGCCGATCGCGACGCCCGACGCCGTCCAGTTCGCACCGGGTCTGCCCAAGACCCGTTCCGGCAAGATCATGCGCCGCATCCTCCGCAAGATCGCCGAGGGGGAGATCGCCGCGCTCGGCGACACCTCGACGCTCGCCGATCCGGCGGTGGTGGACGATCTCGTGAAAAACCGGGTGGGTTGA